The following proteins are encoded in a genomic region of Zea mays cultivar B73 chromosome 9, Zm-B73-REFERENCE-NAM-5.0, whole genome shotgun sequence:
- the LOC118473414 gene encoding uncharacterized protein isoform X2 yields MEPVVLNRERAATDRLKRMPIFRLFDDYRDEDFYGLPRKYSIVARVEVKFPIEPRFRDRQHFVLSDINGAKIEAITYMYETVKHFDNLLHEKHVYKMHNVKFSLHPGEFNFRHLNGSMELYLDQQTIVEPYTVPIQMAPFPKQILLNLADVAELPNRTLVDIMAIVVHFDTIHRTMWGPFRKIVIMDARGYLHIIKVWGDLLNKNALRWVLAKEDYGIIIGTMFRRFRRQECLESSDHTAIHFNLFHHNTHHFGPIQKALVARNNRQFVVTFLEEQRRR; encoded by the exons ATGGAACCGGTCGTATTGAACCGTGAAAGAGCCGCAACGGACCGCCTAAAAAGGATGCCTAT CTTCAGGTTGTTCGACGACTACCGTGATGAAGATTTTTATGGGCTACCGCGGAAATACAGTATTGTCGCTCGGGTAGAAGTTAAATTCCCGATTGAACCACGTTTTCGTGACAGACAACATTTCGTTTTATCTGACATCAAT GGAGCCAAGATCGAGGCCATAACATATATGTATGAGACAGTCAAACATTTCGATAATTTGCTCCATGAAAAGCATGTTTACAAGATGCATAATGTAAAATTCAGCCTTCATCCGGGTGAATTTAATTTTCGTCATCTAAATGGTTCCATGGAATTGTATCTTGACCAACAAACTATCGTGGAGCCATACACGGTTCCAATTCAAATGGCGCCATTCCCAAAACAAATACTTTTGAACCTTGCTGATGTTGCCGAGTTGCCAAACAGGACTTTAGTCG aCATTATGGCTATTGTAGTCCACTTTGATACAATTCATCGCACAATGTGGGGCCCTTTCAGAAAGATTGTTATAATGGATGCTAG GGGATATTTACATATCATTAAAGTTTGGGGTGACCTACTAAACAAAAATGCACTCCGCTGGGTGTTGGCTAAGGAGGATTATGGCATAATAATTGGTACTATGTTTAGACGGTTCAGAAGACAAG AGTGCCTCGAGTCTTCGGATCATACCGCAATACACTTCAATCTGTTCCATCACAACACCCATCATTTTGGAC CAATTCAAAAAGCTTTGGTGGCGCGGAACAACCGTCAGTTTGTTGTTACATTTCTTGAAGAACAAAGGCGTAGATAG
- the LOC118473414 gene encoding uncharacterized protein isoform X1 — MLNATKVLMEPVVLNRERAATDRLKRMPIFRLFDDYRDEDFYGLPRKYSIVARVEVKFPIEPRFRDRQHFVLSDINGAKIEAITYMYETVKHFDNLLHEKHVYKMHNVKFSLHPGEFNFRHLNGSMELYLDQQTIVEPYTVPIQMAPFPKQILLNLADVAELPNRTLVDIMAIVVHFDTIHRTMWGPFRKIVIMDARGYLHIIKVWGDLLNKNALRWVLAKEDYGIIIGTMFRRFRRQECLESSDHTAIHFNLFHHNTHHFGPIQKALVARNNRQFVVTFLEEQRRR; from the exons ATGTTAAATGCTACAAAGGTTTTGATGGAACCGGTCGTATTGAACCGTGAAAGAGCCGCAACGGACCGCCTAAAAAGGATGCCTAT CTTCAGGTTGTTCGACGACTACCGTGATGAAGATTTTTATGGGCTACCGCGGAAATACAGTATTGTCGCTCGGGTAGAAGTTAAATTCCCGATTGAACCACGTTTTCGTGACAGACAACATTTCGTTTTATCTGACATCAAT GGAGCCAAGATCGAGGCCATAACATATATGTATGAGACAGTCAAACATTTCGATAATTTGCTCCATGAAAAGCATGTTTACAAGATGCATAATGTAAAATTCAGCCTTCATCCGGGTGAATTTAATTTTCGTCATCTAAATGGTTCCATGGAATTGTATCTTGACCAACAAACTATCGTGGAGCCATACACGGTTCCAATTCAAATGGCGCCATTCCCAAAACAAATACTTTTGAACCTTGCTGATGTTGCCGAGTTGCCAAACAGGACTTTAGTCG aCATTATGGCTATTGTAGTCCACTTTGATACAATTCATCGCACAATGTGGGGCCCTTTCAGAAAGATTGTTATAATGGATGCTAG GGGATATTTACATATCATTAAAGTTTGGGGTGACCTACTAAACAAAAATGCACTCCGCTGGGTGTTGGCTAAGGAGGATTATGGCATAATAATTGGTACTATGTTTAGACGGTTCAGAAGACAAG AGTGCCTCGAGTCTTCGGATCATACCGCAATACACTTCAATCTGTTCCATCACAACACCCATCATTTTGGAC CAATTCAAAAAGCTTTGGTGGCGCGGAACAACCGTCAGTTTGTTGTTACATTTCTTGAAGAACAAAGGCGTAGATAG